From a single Bdellovibrio sp. ArHS genomic region:
- the phnD gene encoding phosphate/phosphite/phosphonate ABC transporter substrate-binding protein, translating into MKRLILGLCTLLVFSTVKAAETNGAEATPPAITIGVIPGGNPEILREQSLGLAKELQAKLNIPVNIYVSKNYDGLIEAMKTKKVDFAFFSSATYVFAEQQAQAKVLLKKVWHNPYYFSAIITPEKSGIKKLKDLKGKRIAFVDDKSSSGYLYPQVALRKVGLQQKDFKEVAFSGNHQASIQFLEAKKVDAAAVFSDDEKGEQGAWKLFATDKKAKYRVLWMSAPIPNDPFCVRQDFYDLYPKVTHTLMFTLIDILESLKDKNTYSEILGTRDLMPATSKQYDPVREMVKALELKP; encoded by the coding sequence TTGAAAAGACTCATTCTAGGACTTTGTACGCTGTTGGTTTTTTCAACTGTGAAGGCGGCGGAAACCAATGGTGCTGAAGCCACCCCACCGGCGATCACCATTGGTGTGATCCCGGGCGGAAATCCGGAAATTTTAAGAGAGCAAAGCCTTGGTTTGGCCAAAGAGCTGCAAGCCAAGCTCAATATCCCAGTGAATATTTACGTTTCCAAAAACTATGACGGCTTGATTGAAGCGATGAAGACGAAAAAAGTCGACTTCGCGTTCTTTTCATCGGCGACCTATGTTTTTGCCGAACAACAGGCGCAGGCGAAGGTGCTTTTAAAAAAAGTGTGGCACAATCCCTATTATTTTTCAGCGATCATCACGCCGGAAAAATCAGGAATTAAAAAGCTGAAAGACCTAAAAGGTAAACGCATTGCTTTTGTCGACGATAAGTCGTCCTCAGGTTATTTGTACCCGCAGGTAGCGCTGAGAAAAGTGGGACTTCAGCAAAAAGATTTTAAAGAAGTGGCGTTTTCTGGAAACCATCAGGCGTCCATTCAGTTCTTAGAGGCCAAAAAGGTCGATGCCGCCGCGGTTTTCAGTGATGACGAAAAAGGCGAGCAGGGGGCCTGGAAGCTTTTTGCCACGGATAAAAAAGCCAAATACCGTGTGCTTTGGATGAGTGCTCCGATTCCCAACGATCCGTTCTGTGTTCGTCAGGACTTCTATGATCTGTATCCTAAAGTCACACATACTTTGATGTTCACCCTGATCGATATCTTGGAATCTTTGAAAGATAAAAACACATACTCGGAAATTTTAGGGACTCGCGACTTGATGCCAGCCACTTCTAAACAGTATGATCCTGTCAGGGAGATGGTAAAAGCACTTGAGCTGAAACCTTAA